In the genome of Deltaproteobacteria bacterium, one region contains:
- the flhA gene encoding flagellar biosynthesis protein FlhA codes for MTTATTESMGRLRSGSEYLLPLGIVGILAVMILPIPPFVLDLLLTFNITMAVIILLLAIYIARPLEFSTFPTVLLVTTLFRLSLNVASTRIILLNGAEGPSAAGEVIKSFGNFVVGGNYAVGFVVFAILVIINFVVITKGSGRIAEVAARFTLDAMPGKQMSIDADLNAGLIGEDEARRRRDEIAREADFYGAMDGASKFVRGDAVAGILITLINIVGGLVIGVLQQGMSMSDAAVTYTLLTVGDGLVAQIPALIISTAAGILVSSVSSEAGLGTSLGRQFLVNPKPIMIASGILFFFGLVPGLPKFAFFALSAFTGAMAYVARTLGAEAESEQERLREEELRAEAARPAAEESEELPLVDMLGLDVGYRLIPLVDASEGGELLDRIKAVRKQFADEMGIVVPSIHIKDNLQLKPTEYVFFVRGFEVARGELMGGYSLAIDPGNAQPGLDGIETRDPAFGLPALWVPDSEREKARLMGYTVVNHAAVVATHITEIIKNHAHELLGRQEVQGLLDKVAKVYPKVVEDLVPNQITLGGLQRVLQNLLKERVSIRDLQTILETVADYAAVTKDADLLTEYVRMSLARQITRSVQDADSVIRAVTLSQEVEERIAGSVSQSQLGSYLAMEPSAAQAVLQGIREAVEEAMSLGYQPVVLVSQEIRRFVRSLTERPFPTLPVVSHSELTSDARVQTLKVVGL; via the coding sequence ATGACTACGGCGACGACAGAGAGCATGGGAAGGCTCAGGAGCGGCTCCGAGTACCTGCTGCCGCTCGGCATCGTGGGCATACTGGCCGTGATGATCCTGCCCATCCCGCCCTTCGTCCTGGATCTGCTCCTGACCTTCAACATCACCATGGCGGTGATAATACTGCTTCTCGCCATATACATAGCCCGGCCCCTCGAGTTCTCCACCTTCCCGACCGTGCTGCTCGTGACGACGCTCTTCAGGCTCTCGCTCAACGTGGCCTCCACGCGCATCATCCTTCTCAACGGCGCCGAGGGCCCCTCGGCGGCGGGAGAGGTCATAAAGAGCTTCGGCAACTTCGTCGTCGGCGGCAACTACGCCGTGGGCTTCGTGGTCTTCGCCATACTGGTGATCATAAACTTCGTCGTCATAACCAAGGGCTCGGGCCGCATAGCCGAGGTGGCCGCCCGCTTCACCCTCGACGCCATGCCCGGCAAGCAGATGAGCATCGACGCCGACCTCAACGCCGGGCTCATAGGGGAGGACGAGGCCAGGCGGCGCCGCGACGAGATCGCCCGGGAGGCCGACTTCTACGGGGCCATGGACGGCGCCAGCAAGTTCGTGCGCGGCGACGCCGTTGCGGGCATACTGATAACGCTCATAAACATCGTGGGCGGACTCGTGATCGGCGTGCTCCAGCAGGGCATGTCCATGAGCGACGCGGCGGTGACCTACACGCTGCTGACAGTGGGCGACGGGCTGGTGGCCCAGATCCCGGCGCTCATCATCTCCACCGCCGCGGGCATACTCGTATCGAGCGTGTCGAGCGAGGCGGGACTTGGCACGAGTCTCGGACGCCAGTTCCTCGTCAACCCCAAGCCCATCATGATCGCCTCGGGCATACTCTTCTTCTTCGGCCTCGTGCCGGGGCTCCCCAAGTTCGCCTTCTTCGCCCTCTCGGCCTTCACGGGTGCCATGGCCTACGTGGCCCGCACACTGGGGGCCGAGGCGGAGAGCGAGCAGGAGAGGCTGCGCGAGGAGGAGCTGCGGGCCGAGGCCGCAAGGCCGGCGGCCGAGGAGAGCGAAGAGCTGCCGCTGGTGGACATGCTCGGACTGGACGTGGGCTACCGGCTCATCCCGCTGGTCGACGCATCGGAAGGAGGAGAGCTGCTCGACAGGATAAAGGCCGTGAGAAAACAGTTCGCCGACGAGATGGGGATCGTCGTGCCCTCCATACACATAAAGGACAATCTCCAGTTGAAGCCCACGGAGTACGTCTTCTTCGTCCGGGGCTTCGAGGTCGCAAGGGGCGAGCTCATGGGCGGTTATTCGCTGGCCATCGACCCCGGCAACGCCCAGCCGGGCCTCGACGGCATAGAGACGCGCGATCCGGCCTTCGGTCTGCCGGCGCTGTGGGTGCCCGACTCGGAGCGCGAGAAGGCCAGGCTCATGGGCTACACGGTGGTCAACCACGCCGCCGTCGTGGCGACACACATAACGGAGATAATCAAGAACCACGCCCATGAGCTGCTCGGCCGCCAGGAGGTCCAGGGGCTCCTCGACAAGGTGGCGAAGGTCTATCCCAAGGTGGTGGAAGACCTGGTGCCCAACCAGATAACGCTCGGCGGGCTCCAGCGCGTACTGCAGAACCTCCTCAAGGAGAGGGTCTCCATAAGGGATCTCCAGACCATCCTCGAGACGGTCGCCGACTACGCGGCCGTCACCAAGGACGCCGACCTTCTCACCGAGTACGTGAGGATGAGCCTTGCGCGCCAGATAACGCGCTCGGTCCAGGACGCCGACTCGGTGATAAGGGCCGTGACGCTGAGCCAGGAGGTGGAGGAGAGGATCGCCGGGTCGGTGAGCCAGAGCCAGCTCGGAAGCTACCTGGCCATGGAGCCCTCGGCGGCCCAGGCCGTGCTGCAGGGTATAAGGGAGGCCGTCGAGGAGGCCATGAGCCTGGGCTACCAGCCGGTGGTGCTCGTCTCGCAGGAGATCCGCAGGTTCGTGCGCAGCCTCACGGAGCGGCCCTTCCCCACGCTGCCCGTGGTCTCGCACAGCGAGCTCACAAGCGACGCCAGGGTCCAGACGCTCAAGGTGGTCGGCCTGTAG